The following are encoded together in the Nyctibius grandis isolate bNycGra1 chromosome 5, bNycGra1.pri, whole genome shotgun sequence genome:
- the NOPCHAP1 gene encoding NOP protein chaperone 1 has product MAGGGGAAGSAASRELLAVGGRGGLEETLLIRSKCSSKKATTLQTVRMPRSSVLDRVQNFLPQMAHANDELRRKMVTAPAHQFDIENLDSATEKVIEMNVAVVELSDSNTDEEILTSEDDSDSEGDCTTDEVTIDNIKFPKQKGEKGKIEILDSKMNE; this is encoded by the exons AtggcggggggcggcggagcggcgggcTCGGCCGCTTCTCGGGAGCTGCTGGCCGTGGGGGGCCGAGGAG GGCTGGAAGAAACTTTGTTGATTCGTTCAAAATGTAGCAGCAAGAAGGCTACAACTTTACAGACAGTCAGGATGCCAAGGAGTAGTG ttttggacCGAGTCCAGAACTTTTTACCACAGATGGCACATGCAAATGATGagctaagaagaaaaatggtaacAGCGCCAGCTCATCAGTTTGATATTGAAAATCTAGACAGTGCAACAGAAAAAGTTATAGAAATG aatgtgGCTGTAGTTGAACTGAGTGATTCTAATACAGATGAAGAGATACTAACTTCAGAAGATGACTCTGACTCTGAAGGTGACTGTACAACTGATGAAGTGACGATAGACAACATTAAGTTTCCTaaacaaaagggagaaaagggcaAAATAGAAATTTTGGACAGCAAAATGAATGagtaa